From Nonlabens sp. Ci31, the proteins below share one genomic window:
- a CDS encoding alpha-amylase family glycosyl hydrolase, giving the protein MKKLIVLFAALLLLSCGTKEENTLDRRASVIEVMTTPVYESSQGNTAVLYADYLGIKKADSVTLGYGITQRESVPIDSVYTFKMEEDAPFISHITLWTEGIRNDVPVFKSNSKIIEIPYNGNFKNVTIKGEFTNWASKELEYNGEELVYKARVPQGKFQYLFLEGGNEETLTGNEPGVISNGMGGFNRLLDNSRLADPAQLFYGEIIDQGFTFKASGGLDNVVALYENQLIEAVKTKNQNTYTVNLPEKDFSKRISKTQLVRVYASDANGRTNDLLIPVQNRQVVKDPSQLARSDFHTQILYFMMVDRFLDGDRANTKPVPDPEVLPKANYMGGDLAGILAKIKEGYFEDLGINTVWLSPITQNPEGAYGLWPEPRTKFSGYHGYWPISNTKVDDRFGDEKILKEIIKEAHKRDMNVILDYVANHVHEEHPLYKQHPEWATNLYLEDGSLNTERWDDHRLTTWFDTFMPTLDFSKPEVVEKMTDSALYWVTEYKLDGFRHDATKHVPEIYWRTLTQKVRKNTDRPIYQIGETYGSYDLIRSYVSTGMLDAQFDFNQYDAAVSAFATKDGNYANLTETLQKGLEYYGHHHLMGNISGNQDRARFISYASGDVKFDEDAKKAGWTREIMMSDSTAFDRLGMLQAFNMTMPGVPVIYYGDEYGSIGANDPDNRKMMKFNGLSDREKNLRQLVQELVHLRRNSMSLLYGTTQVMAENNGLLVIKRSYFGEETTIFFNENAISMNIAGNDARFRESGTAINAIETDKNFQIKPGNFMILQIKSKKSNTPN; this is encoded by the coding sequence ATGAAAAAACTAATTGTCCTATTTGCAGCTTTGCTCCTACTTAGCTGCGGTACAAAAGAAGAAAACACACTCGATAGAAGAGCTAGTGTGATCGAGGTGATGACGACTCCGGTTTATGAATCTTCTCAAGGAAACACAGCTGTTCTATATGCCGATTATCTAGGAATAAAAAAGGCAGATAGTGTCACTTTAGGTTACGGAATTACGCAGCGGGAATCTGTTCCTATAGACAGCGTTTATACTTTTAAGATGGAAGAAGACGCTCCATTTATTTCCCATATCACTTTATGGACAGAAGGGATCAGAAACGATGTTCCTGTTTTTAAAAGCAACAGTAAGATCATTGAAATCCCTTATAATGGGAATTTTAAAAATGTTACCATAAAAGGAGAGTTTACCAATTGGGCGAGTAAAGAATTAGAGTATAACGGAGAAGAGTTAGTTTACAAAGCAAGGGTGCCACAAGGCAAGTTTCAATACCTTTTCTTAGAAGGTGGAAATGAAGAAACACTAACAGGAAATGAACCCGGTGTTATTAGCAATGGAATGGGAGGTTTTAATCGGTTGTTAGACAACAGTCGCCTGGCAGATCCAGCTCAACTTTTTTACGGAGAAATCATAGATCAAGGTTTTACTTTTAAAGCTTCTGGAGGGCTAGATAATGTGGTGGCACTTTATGAAAACCAGCTTATAGAAGCGGTGAAGACCAAAAACCAAAACACCTACACGGTCAATTTGCCTGAAAAAGATTTCTCAAAGCGTATTTCAAAAACACAATTGGTACGAGTTTATGCCAGCGATGCAAATGGACGTACCAACGACTTGTTGATTCCGGTTCAAAATAGACAAGTTGTAAAAGATCCTAGTCAATTAGCTCGTAGTGATTTCCATACGCAAATATTGTATTTTATGATGGTAGATCGTTTCCTTGACGGAGATAGAGCCAATACAAAGCCAGTGCCAGATCCAGAGGTTTTGCCTAAAGCTAACTATATGGGTGGTGATCTGGCTGGCATTTTGGCAAAGATCAAAGAGGGTTATTTTGAAGACTTGGGAATCAATACTGTTTGGTTATCGCCTATTACTCAAAATCCAGAGGGCGCTTATGGATTGTGGCCAGAGCCGCGCACAAAGTTTAGCGGTTATCATGGCTACTGGCCTATTTCTAATACAAAGGTTGATGATAGATTTGGAGATGAAAAGATCCTAAAAGAAATCATCAAAGAAGCGCACAAACGCGATATGAATGTCATTCTAGATTATGTGGCAAATCATGTACATGAAGAACATCCTTTATATAAACAACACCCAGAATGGGCGACTAATTTATATCTAGAAGACGGAAGCTTAAACACAGAGCGCTGGGACGACCATCGTTTGACAACTTGGTTTGATACTTTTATGCCTACCCTGGATTTTTCAAAACCAGAAGTGGTAGAAAAAATGACAGATTCTGCTTTATATTGGGTAACTGAATATAAGCTGGACGGTTTCCGTCATGATGCGACCAAACATGTTCCGGAAATTTACTGGAGAACACTAACTCAAAAAGTACGTAAAAATACCGACAGACCCATTTATCAAATAGGGGAAACCTACGGCTCTTACGATTTGATAAGAAGCTATGTAAGCACGGGAATGCTGGATGCCCAATTTGACTTCAACCAGTATGATGCTGCGGTGAGTGCTTTTGCTACAAAAGATGGGAACTATGCAAATCTTACAGAGACGCTTCAAAAAGGATTGGAATATTACGGTCACCATCACTTAATGGGGAATATTTCTGGAAATCAAGACCGAGCAAGGTTTATAAGCTATGCGAGTGGTGATGTAAAGTTTGATGAAGATGCTAAAAAAGCGGGCTGGACTCGTGAAATAATGATGAGCGATTCTACCGCTTTTGATCGATTGGGAATGTTGCAAGCTTTTAATATGACTATGCCAGGTGTGCCGGTTATTTATTATGGCGACGAGTACGGTTCTATAGGAGCAAACGACCCTGATAATCGCAAGATGATGAAGTTTAACGGCCTTTCAGATCGGGAGAAGAACCTGCGTCAACTGGTGCAGGAATTGGTGCATTTGAGACGCAATTCCATGTCTTTACTTTATGGAACTACACAAGTGATGGCAGAGAATAATGGGTTGCTGGTGATCAAGCGCAGCTATTTTGGAGAAGAAACGACCATTTTCTTTAATGAAAATGCCATTAGTATGAATATAGCGGGAAATGATGCACGCTTTCGCGAAAGCGGAACCGCAATAAACGCCATAGAAACAGATAAAAACTTCCAGATAAAACCTGGTAACTTTATGATTTTACAGATCAAAAGTAAAAAAAGCAATACGCCAAATTAA